A genomic window from Salvia splendens isolate huo1 chromosome 11, SspV2, whole genome shotgun sequence includes:
- the LOC121755284 gene encoding auxin response factor 1-like, with protein sequence MAHLAANQFAGGIPPTGSPNEALYKELWHACAGPLIGVPRENERVYYFPQGHMEQLEASTHQGLDQQLPSFNLPSKILCKVMNVQLRAEPDTDEVYAQITLLPEHDQSPVTGPDPPLPEPEKSTVHSFCKTLTASDTSTHGGFSVLRRHADDCLPPLDMSQQPPWQELVASDLHGNEWHFRHIFRGQPRRHLLTTGWSVFVSAKKLVAGDAFIFLRGENGDLRVGVRRLMRQANNMPSSVISSHSMHLGVLATASHAISTGTLFSVFYKPRTSLSEFIVSVNKYLEAQNLKLSVGMRFKMRFEGEEVPERRFSGTIVGVGNNNATSRWPDSEWRSLKVQWDEPSAIVRPDRVSAWEIEPVVASIPPNPQTQQRNKRSRPLVLPSPAQDPSPLCIWKSPADSPSAFACHDPSRGQDTYQSPKISDGTKTSGINFSKNLVPVSSKSVHQTNQIETAAESFTPPSEKRQANGCRLFGIELLDHSSIETTSPAIQSETAIEDSHVPLYTDYDQHYEPSDYNPSHAPSASCDPDKSCLRSPHNAHNKQIRSCTKVHMQGIAVGRAVDLTRFDCYEDLLKKFEEMFEIIGELSGSTKKWQVVYTDDEDDMMMVGDDPWHEFCTMVKKIYIYTTEEAKRLSPKIKLPLAEVKSEKLLSDGAAGTEEQSSTVGSGY encoded by the exons ATGGCACACCTTGCCGCGAATCAGTTTGCTGGAGGGATCCCACCCACAG ggTCTCCGAATGAAGCTTTGTATAAAGAACTTTGGCACGCCTGTGCTGGACCACTTATCGGCGTGCCTCGTGAAAATGAACGAGTTTATTACTTTCCGCAAGGTCACATGGAACAG CTCGAAGCATCTACACATCAGGGATTGGATCAGCAACTTCCTTCATTCAACTTACCCAGTAAAATCCTTTGCAAAGTGATGAATGTTCAACTTCGg gCTGAACCAGACACAGATGAGGTGTATGCTCAAATAACTCTTCTTCCCGAACACGAT CAAAGTCCAGTCACAGGTCCTGATCCTCCTCTACCAGAGCCTGAAAAGAGCACTGTTCATTCATTTTGTAAGACCCTCACTGCCTCTGATACCAGTACTCATGGTGGATTCTCGGTGTTAAGAAGGCATGCCGATGATTGTCTGCCCCCACTG GATATGTCTCAACAACCACCGTGGCAGGAGTTGGTGGCTTCTGATCTTCATGGGAATGAATGGCATTTCCGTCACATATTCCGAG GTCAACCACGGCGTCACTTATTGACTACTGGCTGGAGTGTGTTTGTCAGTGCAAAAAAACTGGTTGCCGGAGATGCTTTTATCTTCCTAAG AGGGGAAAATGGGGATCTCCGTGTAGGTGTACGCAGGCTTATGAGACAAGCAAACAACATGCCATCTTCTGTTATATCAAGTCACAGTATGCATCTTGGGGTTCTTGCTACTGCCTCACATGCCATCTCTACTGGAACCTTATTTTCAGTCTTTTATAAACCAAG GACTAGTCTATCTGAATTTATAGTAAGTGTTAACAAGTATCTGGAAGCTCAAAATCTCAAGCTGTCAGTTGGGATGAGATTTAAGATGAGATTTGAAGGTGAAGAGGTACCTGAAAGAAG GTTCAGTGGGACTATCGTTGGTGTTGGAAATAACAATGCTACTTCTCGATGGCCTGATTCTGAGTGGAGATCTCTGAAG GTCCAATGGGATGAACCTTCGGCCATAGTACGTCCAGATAGAGTTTCAGCATGGGAAATAGAACCCGTAgttgcatcaattcctccaaaCCCACAGACTCAACAAAGGAATAAGCGGTCACGACCACTTGTTTTGCCTTCGCCAGCGCAAGATCCATCTCCACTTT GTATCTGGAAGTCACCGGCTGACTCCCCGTCAGCATTTGCCTGTCATGATCCATCACGTGGTCAAGACACATATCAATCACCAAAGATCAGCGATGGAACCAAAACTAGTGGAATCAATTTTAGTAAAAACTTGGTACCGGTTTCGAGCAAGTCTGTACACCAGACTAATCAAATAGAAACTGCTGCAGAGTCATTTACTCCTCCCAGTGAAAAAAGGCAGGCAAATGGCTGCAGGCTGTTTGGAATCGAGTTGCTCGACCATTCTTCTATTGAAACTACATCACCAGCCATTCAATCTGAAACTGCTATTGAGGATTCTCATGTTCCTCTGTATACTGATTATGATCAACATTATGAACCATCAGACTATAACCCATCGCATGCTCCCTCAGCCAGTTGTGATCCTGATAAGTCATGCCTTAGATCCCCTCATAATGCACACAACAAGCAAATCCGCAGCTGCACAAAG GTTCACATGCAAGGAATTGCTGTTGGCAGAGCTGTGGACCTGACTAGGTTTGATTGCTATGAAGATCTGCTCAAGAAATTCGAAGAGATGTTTGAAATTATTGGGGAGCTCTCTGGTTCAACCAAGAAATGGCAAGTTGTCTACACCGATGATGAGGATGACATGATGATGGTTGGAGATGACCCATGGCA TGAATTTTGCACCATGGTAAAgaagatatatatatacacaaccGAGGAGGCGAAGAGGCTCTCCCCCAAGATAAAGCTTCCCCTGGCAGAGGTAAAATCCGAGAAGCTCCTGTCTGATGGAGCTGCTGGCACTGAAGAACAGTCTTCAACCGTTGGATCTGGTTACTGA
- the LOC121755302 gene encoding uncharacterized protein LOC121755302, whose product MPTAMAVAVAVSPPFLGRTLRKTFSGRRIPNSDVGFSIKAIFWGPKKTVEPTKQELSLGDFSLSELGAEGDRNSSDKDRKLSVRVVSSISEILPHEWDACSVDAVGPDKFNPFLTYGFLSSLEETGCAVKETGWVPQHIVAQDESDNVLGVIPLYLKSHSYGEYVFDHSWADAYHSCGSRYYPKLQCCVPFTPVTGPRILVRNTSYRDQVFDILVSALVALTIKYQVSSLHITFPSADEVGKLKEKGFLQRVGMQYHWKNHNYRSFDDFLMDMKQSKRKTIRQERKKISAQNLTMKRLRGYEIKAKHWDTFYKFYRNTTDNKWGSAYLTRDFFHEMASKLGDGVLLVTAEEGDELVAGALNLIGGDTIYGRLWGCLPRAYYPNLHFEACYYQAIEAAIELNLDKVEAGAQGEHKIQRGYMPVATYSCHYILDEDFRKSISNFLIREQAQLEYVMKVLSETGPFKDNVT is encoded by the exons ATGCCAACTGCCATGGCTGTCGCCGTGGCTGTTTCTCCTCCATTTCTGGGCCGTACCCTT AGGAAAACCTTTTCTGGAAGGCGCATCCCAAATTCAGATGTTGGGTTTAGCATAAAAGCCATATTTTGGGGGCCAAAGAAGACCGTTGAGCCCACCAAACAGGAGCTATCCCTTGGAGACTTCAGCTTGTCAGAATTAGGGGCGGAG GGTGATAGAAATAGTTCTGACAAGGACAGAAAGCTGTCAGTTCGAGTGGTTTCATCCATATCAGAGATTTTACCACATGAGTGGGATGCTTGCAGTGTTGATGCTGTAGGCCCTgacaaatttaatccatttcTTACCTATGGTTTTCTTTCGAGCCTCGAGGAGACAGGTTGTGCAGTGAAG GAAACAGGATGGGTTCCCCAACATATTGTTGCACAGGATGAATCTGATAATGTTCTTGGAGTCATTCCTCTGTATCTGAAAAG CCATTCTTATGGTGAATATGTCTTCGACCATTCATGGGCAGATGCCTATCATAGTTGTGGATCAAGATATTATCCAAAGCTGCAATGCTGTGTGCCTTTCACACCTGTTACTGGCCCAAGGATCTTAGTTCGTAATACCAGTTACAGGGATCAGGTCTTTGATATTTTAGTCTCTGCATTGGTGGCGCTGACAATTAAG TATCAGGTTTCATCACTACACATCACTTTCCCCTCTGCAGATGAGGTGGGGAAGTTAAAGGAGAAGGGTTTTTTGCAGAGAGTGGGAATGCAGTATCACTGGAAAAATCATAACTATAGAAG ttttgatgattttttgATGGACATGAaacaaagtaaaagaaaaaccaTTCGGCAAGAGCGGAAGAAG ATTTCTGCCCAGAATTTGACCATGAAACGCCTGCGAGGATATGAGATTAAg GCTAAACACTGGGACACATTCTATAAATTCTACAGGAACACCACGGACAATAA GTGGGGAAGTGCTTATCTAACAAGAGATTTCTTCCATGAAATGGCTTCAAAGCTGGGTGACGGGGTGTTACTTGTTACTGCAGAAGAAGGGGATGAACTCGTTGCTGGAGCTCTTAATCTTATTGGAGGAGACACAATATACGGACGATTATGGGGATGTCTTCCTCGAGCATACTACCCAAATTTGCATTTTGAAGCCTGCTATTATCAG GCCATAGAAGCAGCGATTGAACTCAACCTTGACAAGGTAGAGGCTGGAGCGCAAGGTGAGCATAAGATCCAGAGAGGTTATATGCCAGTAGCGACCTACAGCTGCCACTATATCTTGGATGAAGACTTCAGGAAGTCGATTTCAAATTTCTTGATACGAGAACAAGCTCAG CTTGAGTATGTTATGAAAGTGTTGAGTGAAACTGGGCCGTTTAAGGACAATGTCACTTGA
- the LOC121755281 gene encoding chloride channel protein CLC-c-like, producing MRMNQTPMENLNPDNDYVDGGADIENDGTGSDASSFLEAREPLLNLKSRTNTSSQIAVVGANVYPIESLDYEMIETDLFKQDWRSRKRVQIFQYIYLKWTLALLIGLCTGLVGFLNNLAVENIAGYKLVITGNLMSNNKYLPAFVAFGGINVVLAICAGALCAYVAPAAAGSGIPEVKAYLNGIDAHSILAPSTLFVKILGSILAVSAGLVVGKEGPMVHTGACIANLLGQGGSRKYGLTWKWLRYFKNDRDRRDLITCGAAAGVAAAFRAPVGGVLFALEEAATWWRSALLWRTFFTTAITTVVLRGLINFCRGGNCGLFGQGGLIMFDMHSSIPTYTNADLLAVVLIGVVGGLLGSLYNFFVDKVLRTYTFVNERGPSYRILLVTVISLLTSCFAYGLPWFAKCIPCPSGTGKECPKIGNLHCQPGHYNDLASLFLNTSDDAIRNLFSSEKGNELEISTLIIFFTGTYFLGIVTYGIAVPSGLFIPVILAGATYGRLVGRLLGSLSTLDLGLFAILGAASFLGGTMRMTVSLCVILLELTNNLLMLPLIMLVLLISKTVADSFNRGIYDQIVKMKRLPYLEAHAEPYMKHLAAGDVCSGPLITFSGIEKVGNIMHALEMTGHNGFPVVDEPPFTDAPELSGLVLRSHLLVLLNLKKFAENRAVCGGQALRRFDSFDFAKPGLGKGLKVGDLDLTMDEMEMYVDLHPITNSSPYMVVETMSLAKAAILFRQLALRHLCVIPKTPGRNPVVGILTRHDFMPEHVLGLHPELIHHK from the exons ATGCGGATGAATCAGACGCCAATGGAGAATCTTAACCCTGATAATGATTACGTTGATGGAGGAGCTGACATAGAGAATGACGGAACAGGCAGCGATGCTTCGTCGTTTTTGGAGGCCAGAGAGCCGTTGTTGAATCTCAAGAGTAGAACCAACACTTCCTCTCAGATTGCTGTTGTTGGCGCCAATGTGTATCCCATCGAGAGCCTCGATTACGA GATGATTGAAACTGATCTCTTTAAGCAGGATTGGAGATCTAGGAAAAGGGTTCAGATTTTTCAGTATATTTATCTCAAATGGACACTTGCTCTTCTCATAGGATTGTGCACAGGTCTTGTTGGTTTCTTAAATAACCTCGCGGTTGAGAATATTGCTGGTTACAAGCTTGTGATCACTGGCAATTTGATGTCTAACAATAA GTATCTACCAGCATTTGTCGCGTTTGGTGGTATTAATGTGGTCCTGGCTATTTGTGCAGGGGCACTGTGTGCATATGTTGCCCCTGCAGCAGCTGGTTCTGGCATACCTGAGGTGAAAGCCTATCTTAATGGCATTGATGCTCATTCCATCCTGGCTCCAAGTACCCTATTTGTGAAG ATTCTTGGTTCCATTCTGGCAGTTTCCGCGGGATTGGTTGTAGGTAAGGAAGGACCAATGGTGCACACTGGTGCCTGTATAGCAAATTTACTTGGACAAGGAGGCTCTCGGAAGTATGGTTTGACTTGGAAGTGGCTCAGATACTTCAAAAATGACAGAGACCGAAGGGATTTGATTACTTGTGGGGCTGCTGCTGGTGTGGCTGCCGCTTTTCGCGCCCCAGTTGGTGGTGTACTTTTCGCCCTTGAAGAAGCTGCCACTTG GTGGCGGAGTGCTCTTCTTTGGAGGACCTTCTTCACAACTGCTATTACAACTGTTGTATTGAGAGGTCTCATAAACTTTTGCCGCGGTGGCAACTGTGGACTCTTCGGACAAGGAGGACTCATCATGTTCGATATGCATTCTTCAATCCCTACTTATACAAATGCAGATCTGCTTGCAGTTGTACTGATAGGAGTTGTTGGAGGTCTTTTAGGAAGCCTATACAATTTTTTTGTGGACAAAGTCTTGAGAACATATACCTTCGTCAACGA GAGAGGCCCTTCTTACAGGATCCTACTTGTCACAGTTATTTCCCTTCTAACTTCGTGTTTCGCCTACGGCCTGCCTTGGTTTGCCAAGTGCATTCCATGTCCCAGCGGCACGGGTAAAGAGTGCCCGAAGATTGGAAATCTCCATTGTCAGCCCGGACATTACAACGATCTGGCTTCCCTTTTCCTCAACACCAGCGATGATGCCATCCGCAACCTGTTTAGTTCGGAAAAAGGCAATGAGTTAGAAATCTCCACACTGATCATTTTCTTTACTGGAACCTATTTCCTAGGCATTGTTACTTATGGCATTGCTGTCCCCTCTGGCCTCTTCATTCCTGTCATACTTGCTGGAGCCACATACGGGCGCCTCGTTGGGAGGCTATTGGGCTCTTTGTCTACTCTTGACCTCGGCCTCTTCGCCATTCTGGGAGCTGCTTCGTTCCTCGGTGGCACCATGAGGATGACAGTATCGCTTTGCGTCATACTACTAGAGCTTACCAACAACCTACTCATGCTCCCCTTAATAATGCTTGTCCTCCTCATTTCGAAAACTGTGGCAGACAGTTTCAACCGCGGTATCTACGATCAAATTGTGAAGATGAAAAGGCTGCCCTACTTGGAAGCCCATGCGGAGCCATACATGAAGCACCTGGCTGCAGGGGACGTTTGCTCCGGCCCGTTGATCACCTTCTCGGGCATTGAGAAGGTTGGGAATATAATGCATGCTCTGGAGATGACCGGGCACAACGGGTTTCCAGTGGTCGATGAGCCTCCATTCACAGATGCACCGGAGCTCAGTGGCCTCGTGCTGAGGTCTCATCTACTGGTGCTGCTCAACCTGAAGAAGTTCGCCGAGAACAGGGCGGTGTGTGGTGGCCAGGCTCTGAGGAGGTTCGATTCCTTCGACTTCGCTAAGCCTGGGTTGGGGAAGGGGCTTAAAGTGGGCGACTTGGACTTAACCATGGATGAAATGGAGATGTATGTTGATCTCCATCCAATCACCAACTCATCACCTTACATGGTTGTAGAGACCATGTCTCTTGCCAAAGCTGCCATCCTCTTTCGACAACTTGCGCTTCGACACTTGTGTGTTATCCCCAAAACGCCCGGG CGAAATCCGGTGGTCGGAATCTTGACAAGGCACGATTTTATGCCAGAGCATGTATTGGGGCTCCACCCTGAGCTTATCCACCACAAGTAG